The following coding sequences are from one Prosthecobacter sp. window:
- a CDS encoding glycosyltransferase family 4 protein: MRIAILHYSKLPVIGGVERVIGDQAKVLSALGHEVEVLTRSEWRGGAYDAVIVHNVFTMPFDLDWTGELIQQAAATPHIRWINWVHDVRWCEKVPQAVHVAVSEVRRQEYARVTTDPITVIPNGVDAGNVLGIMERVCGLKLENEALILLQPTRFVRRKNIELGLRVLAELPEAIYNVTAAPDPHQDDGSVYFKELGELAETLGVRDRVWFLGETAPLSDDDVRSLYQMADALFFPSTAEGYGLPLIEAALHGVPVFCSDIPAHREVAVGAEFFALDEEPRLIAARIREHAGVRQRQQRRELMRRLSCEGIVREMLEPLLSGRKAP, encoded by the coding sequence ATGCGCATCGCGATCCTCCACTACTCCAAGCTGCCCGTCATCGGCGGCGTGGAGCGGGTGATTGGTGATCAGGCGAAGGTGCTGTCTGCGCTCGGGCATGAGGTGGAGGTTTTGACGCGGAGCGAGTGGCGTGGCGGAGCTTACGATGCGGTGATCGTCCACAATGTCTTCACGATGCCCTTTGACCTCGATTGGACAGGGGAACTCATTCAGCAAGCCGCCGCGACACCGCACATCCGCTGGATCAACTGGGTCCATGACGTGCGCTGGTGCGAGAAGGTGCCGCAGGCCGTGCATGTGGCGGTTTCGGAGGTGCGCAGGCAGGAGTATGCGCGAGTGACGACAGACCCCATCACGGTGATTCCAAATGGCGTGGACGCAGGGAACGTGTTGGGAATCATGGAGCGGGTTTGCGGCCTGAAACTCGAGAATGAGGCGCTCATCCTGCTGCAACCGACACGGTTCGTACGGCGGAAGAACATCGAATTGGGGCTGCGGGTGCTCGCGGAACTGCCCGAGGCGATTTACAACGTCACCGCGGCTCCCGATCCGCATCAGGACGATGGGAGCGTCTATTTTAAAGAACTGGGTGAACTGGCCGAAACGCTTGGCGTGCGGGACCGCGTGTGGTTTCTCGGCGAAACGGCCCCGTTGAGCGATGACGATGTGCGGAGCCTGTATCAGATGGCGGACGCGCTGTTTTTCCCGAGCACGGCGGAGGGCTACGGGCTGCCGTTGATCGAGGCGGCCCTGCACGGAGTGCCGGTGTTTTGCTCGGACATCCCGGCGCATCGCGAGGTGGCGGTGGGGGCGGAGTTTTTTGCGCTGGACGAAGAGCCGCGGTTGATCGCGGCCAGGATTCGTGAGCATGCCGGGGTCAGGCAACGGCAGCAGCGGCGGGAACTGATGCGACGGCTGTCCTGTGAGGGAATCGTGCGGGAGATGCTGGAACCGTTGCTTTCCGGGAGAAAAGCTCCATGA
- a CDS encoding class I tRNA ligase family protein, with translation MSSEQRKAFPFSEFEPKWQDVWEAKKAFRTPNPGDADFDASKPKYFVLDMFPYPSGAGLHVGHPEGYTATDIIGRFKKMSGFNVLHPMGWDAFGLPAEQYAIKTGQHPRATTEKNIEGFRGQLKRLGFAYDWDREVNTTDPGYFKWTQWIFLKLYNSYVNDEGKARPIAELEAQGLSREEIDHRRLAYVSSAPVNWCPELGTVLANEEVVDGKSEVGGFPVERRPMRQWMLRITAFAQRLIDELDGLDWPEGIRMLQRNWIGRSEGAEVKFKVAGIDETITVFTTRPDTLFGATYMVLAPEHRLVDEIVTEEQLAAVEEYREKTTRKSDLERTELAKEKSGVFTGAYTINPVNEEKIPIWIADYVLQGYGTGAIMAVPAHDERDWEFATKFHLPIREVVADAPRLGGEGSAVCEMEPAACLSCEGFAVNSGFLNGLATIDAKHLITAWLEEKGLGKGTVNFKLRDWLFSRQRYWGEPFPLVWEDGKHRSIPESELPLLPPTLEDFKPTGTPEPPLSKATDWVRYSATATRELNTMPQWAGSCWYYLRYCDASNDQRFVGEEAERYWMTGRLDGKVSTSNGLPASLAPLADFDTDFETPKPGGVDLYVGGTEHAVLHLLYARFWHKVLFDLGYVSTPEPFQRLVNQGLIMGEDGQKMSKSRGNVVNPDDVVAEYGADALRLYEMFMGPLEQVKPWSMKGVEGVYRFLARVWRLVMEVDDEGTWSVSSALQDVPANKQLTKALHETIKKAGEDIEKLSFNTAISQMMVCTNAFTGAEVKPAAAIVTFLKVLSPFAPHLADELNARIASKFSNLAVNGLLSDATWPVYDPAALIEDEVEIVFQVNGKLRDKARVPIQATKEEIEKIALASARVQEFMEGKPPKKIIVVPGKLVNIVV, from the coding sequence ATGTCCAGCGAGCAGCGCAAAGCCTTCCCATTCTCCGAGTTTGAACCGAAGTGGCAGGACGTGTGGGAGGCGAAGAAGGCCTTCCGCACGCCCAACCCCGGTGATGCCGACTTCGATGCCTCGAAGCCGAAGTACTTCGTGCTCGACATGTTTCCGTATCCCAGCGGCGCGGGTTTGCACGTCGGTCATCCTGAAGGCTACACCGCCACGGACATCATCGGCCGCTTCAAGAAGATGTCCGGCTTCAACGTGCTGCACCCGATGGGCTGGGACGCCTTTGGCCTGCCTGCGGAGCAGTACGCCATCAAAACCGGTCAGCACCCGCGTGCGACGACGGAAAAGAACATCGAAGGCTTTCGCGGCCAGTTGAAGCGCCTCGGCTTCGCCTACGACTGGGATCGCGAGGTGAACACGACCGATCCCGGCTACTTCAAATGGACGCAGTGGATCTTCCTGAAGCTCTACAACTCGTATGTGAACGACGAGGGCAAAGCCCGTCCCATCGCCGAACTCGAAGCACAGGGACTGAGCCGTGAAGAGATCGACCATCGCCGTCTGGCCTACGTCTCGTCCGCGCCGGTAAACTGGTGCCCGGAACTCGGCACCGTGCTCGCGAATGAGGAAGTCGTGGACGGCAAGAGCGAAGTCGGCGGTTTCCCCGTCGAGCGCCGCCCGATGCGCCAGTGGATGCTGCGCATCACCGCCTTCGCGCAGCGCTTGATCGACGAACTCGACGGTCTCGACTGGCCGGAAGGCATCCGCATGCTCCAGCGCAACTGGATTGGCCGCAGCGAGGGTGCTGAGGTGAAGTTTAAGGTCGCTGGCATCGACGAAACGATCACCGTCTTCACCACACGGCCCGACACGCTGTTTGGAGCCACCTACATGGTGCTCGCGCCCGAACATCGCCTCGTCGATGAAATCGTGACCGAGGAACAGCTCGCCGCTGTCGAGGAGTATCGTGAGAAGACCACCCGCAAGAGCGATCTGGAGCGCACGGAACTAGCCAAAGAAAAATCCGGCGTCTTTACCGGCGCTTACACCATCAATCCGGTCAACGAGGAGAAAATTCCTATCTGGATCGCCGACTACGTGCTCCAAGGCTACGGCACCGGAGCCATCATGGCTGTGCCGGCGCATGACGAACGTGATTGGGAGTTCGCCACCAAGTTTCATCTGCCGATTCGTGAGGTGGTAGCTGATGCACCGCGTTTGGGCGGAGAAGGCAGCGCTGTCTGTGAGATGGAGCCAGCCGCATGTCTTAGCTGCGAAGGATTTGCGGTGAACTCCGGCTTTCTTAATGGCCTGGCAACGATTGACGCGAAGCACCTCATCACCGCCTGGCTCGAAGAAAAAGGCCTCGGCAAAGGCACGGTGAATTTCAAGCTGCGTGACTGGCTCTTCAGTCGTCAGCGCTATTGGGGCGAGCCGTTCCCACTGGTGTGGGAAGATGGCAAGCATCGCAGCATTCCTGAAAGCGAGCTGCCGCTGCTGCCGCCGACGCTGGAAGACTTCAAACCGACTGGCACGCCGGAGCCGCCGCTGTCGAAGGCCACGGATTGGGTGCGCTACTCGGCCACAGCGACGCGTGAACTCAACACCATGCCGCAGTGGGCTGGTTCGTGCTGGTATTACCTGCGTTACTGCGATGCCTCGAACGACCAACGATTCGTTGGAGAAGAAGCGGAGCGTTACTGGATGACGGGGCGCTTGGATGGGAAGGTTTCCACATCTAATGGCCTCCCTGCCTCTTTAGCTCCTTTAGCGGACTTCGATACGGATTTTGAAACTCCAAAACCCGGTGGCGTCGATTTGTATGTCGGCGGCACCGAGCACGCGGTGCTGCATCTGCTTTATGCTCGTTTCTGGCACAAGGTGCTCTTCGATCTCGGTTACGTCAGCACGCCGGAGCCGTTCCAGCGCCTGGTGAACCAAGGCCTGATCATGGGCGAGGACGGCCAGAAGATGTCGAAGTCACGCGGCAACGTGGTGAATCCCGACGATGTCGTGGCCGAGTATGGCGCCGATGCGCTGCGCCTGTATGAGATGTTCATGGGCCCGCTGGAGCAGGTGAAGCCCTGGAGCATGAAGGGCGTCGAAGGCGTGTATCGCTTCCTCGCGCGCGTGTGGCGTCTCGTCATGGAAGTCGATGACGAAGGCACCTGGAGTGTGTCATCCGCACTGCAAGACGTGCCCGCGAACAAGCAACTCACCAAAGCGCTGCACGAAACGATCAAAAAGGCTGGCGAAGACATCGAGAAGCTCAGCTTCAACACCGCCATCAGCCAGATGATGGTCTGCACCAACGCCTTCACCGGCGCGGAAGTGAAGCCCGCCGCTGCCATCGTCACCTTCCTCAAAGTGCTCAGCCCCTTTGCCCCGCATCTCGCGGACGAGTTGAACGCCCGCATCGCCAGCAAGTTCTCCAATCTCGCCGTGAACGGCCTGCTCAGCGACGCCACCTGGCCCGTCTATGATCCCGCCGCTCTCATCGAAGATGAAGTCGAAATCGTCTTCCAGGTCAACGGCAAGCTCCGCGACAAGGCCCGTGTGCCGATTCAGGCCACGAAGGAGGAGATCGAGAAGATCGCCCTCGCCAGCGCCCGCGTGCAGGAGTTCATGGAAGGCAAGCCGCCGAAGAAGATCATCGTCGTGCCGGGGAAACTGGTGAACATCGTGGTTTAA
- a CDS encoding M28 family peptidase, with protein sequence MASPNLNNILKRLLKQPTAPFHEYHVRAEIEALLKGCPHVKLRRDKFGNLLATYKNGKSKSKPTWVLGAHMDHPAFVRPPGSTKRDEWDFLGGVGKAEVEAGVKRGLRKVKGQIATWNFPVNITNARIEATACDDIIGCSAIVMTFLELARLNIHTTVHAAFTRAEEVGWLGAWQLAQKWPFGKDSVFLSLETSRPVNGAIMGGGPILRVGDRVSIFDSEAVAVLMTTAKEQGIRVQRCLLDAGACEATATQAAGIRSAGISLPLGNYHNLNDARQIAPEFVMMDDLKSLIDLLKALVATKHDGIGERTIRERVELRMMEHEAHLKAGSKLFK encoded by the coding sequence ATGGCATCGCCCAACCTCAACAACATTCTCAAACGACTCCTCAAGCAGCCGACCGCGCCGTTTCACGAATACCATGTGCGTGCGGAGATCGAGGCGCTGCTCAAAGGCTGCCCGCATGTGAAGTTGCGCCGTGACAAGTTCGGCAACCTGCTGGCCACCTACAAGAACGGCAAGTCCAAGAGCAAGCCCACCTGGGTGCTCGGAGCGCACATGGACCATCCTGCGTTTGTCAGACCGCCCGGCAGCACGAAGCGCGATGAGTGGGATTTCCTCGGCGGTGTGGGCAAAGCAGAGGTGGAGGCTGGTGTGAAGCGCGGTTTGCGCAAGGTCAAAGGCCAGATCGCCACCTGGAACTTCCCGGTCAACATCACCAACGCCCGCATCGAGGCCACGGCCTGTGACGACATCATCGGCTGCTCCGCCATCGTGATGACGTTCCTCGAACTCGCCCGCCTGAACATTCATACCACCGTGCATGCGGCCTTCACGCGTGCGGAGGAGGTCGGCTGGCTCGGAGCCTGGCAGCTCGCGCAGAAGTGGCCGTTTGGCAAAGACAGCGTCTTCCTTTCTCTCGAAACAAGCCGTCCCGTCAACGGAGCCATCATGGGCGGCGGACCAATCCTGCGTGTTGGGGATCGTGTGTCCATCTTCGACAGTGAAGCCGTGGCCGTGTTGATGACCACCGCCAAAGAGCAGGGCATCCGCGTGCAGCGCTGCCTGCTCGATGCCGGAGCCTGCGAAGCCACCGCCACTCAGGCCGCAGGCATCCGCAGTGCCGGCATTTCCCTCCCGCTCGGCAACTACCACAATCTCAACGACGCCCGCCAAATCGCGCCTGAGTTCGTGATGATGGACGATTTGAAATCTCTCATCGACTTGCTGAAGGCTCTCGTCGCCACCAAGCACGACGGCATCGGCGAACGCACCATCCGCGAACGCGTGGAACTCCGCATGATGGAGCACGAGGCGCATCTCAAGGCGGGATCGAAGCTGTTCAAGTAG